The Catharus ustulatus isolate bCatUst1 chromosome 25, bCatUst1.pri.v2, whole genome shotgun sequence genome contains the following window.
AATATGCCAATGCAGCTATTAAGAGCTCCTTCTGCCTGATGTGTACCCAGGAGTGAAGGAGGTGGACCCTCCCCaccagggcaggggaggaaggaaacacagctcctgcccGTGGCTGTCAGAGCAAGCAGTCTGGAGCCAACAGTGCCACACCAGAGCTGTCTTTGGAGGACAAACTCTGTTCTTCCAACTTATTTTCCTCATGTGAAGCTACAAACTTGTCCTTCTCTACCCTACGTCAAGTCTACAGCCTTAAGGTTGTGCCATGAGCATGTGGCATCAACATCTAAGAGCCCAAACCATGAATAACCTCTCTGGAATTCAGTTATTGATGACCATTTATCCTGGGAGGAAATCAAAAGCTACCTTTCCTCTGCCCCTTTCTTTTCTATGCATTTCTCACTTGCACAGTGCAAAATTATTGAGAAAAAGGTCATTTATAGAACCAACCTTAGAGCATCATTTCCAGGATACCTAGTTACAAAAATGTGTGAGCTCAACAAGAGCCATTTTATCTACCTAAAACTAGGACCACAGAACCAGACCAGACACTGAGGTGGCATGTTTATGATTTATTACCTTTGGCCAGTCTTCACTGACAGCACATTCCTGCTTAGCCTGAGGTAACACAGCCCCTGTCACTCTTGGGGAATGACTCGTGTCTTTGCCATTTTGCCGCACACTTTCCTGCATCCCTACTGCTGGAACTGGGATCACTCCACTGCAAGAAACGCTCTTGGTGAAGGGCAAACTCTGTCTTTGGATTACAGTGGGATCCTGCTGATTAGCACTTGGtatcagcagagctggaggtgtgGATTTTAAGTCATTTCCTAAGCCAATTGGTGATGAATTTTTGGAAACTGTACATGGTTTTGGGTCTTTCTGAGACAGCACCACTCCTTTGCTTTTTGACAATACCAGGTTCACCACTTTACTGGTTATTTTATTGACTTCAGTAGAATCAATTTGCTTGGGTGTCTCCTTTTTAAGTAAACTATCAGAAGAGGaagatgtttgtttttcagcctGGGCTGACAGAACATCAGAGCCTCTTTTGGTCAATAAATAGACTTTCCCATTGTACATGACCAGAGCATTATCTTTTAACGGTgtgattttggtttggtttccaCCAGAACCATTAGGACAGAGCGGCAAAATATTTGCAGGATTAACTTCTACATTCTTTGTGTCTGACAAAGTTTTCAGGATCTTAGAAGCCACATTATTTGAAGACTTTACAGGGATAAGACAAGCTGCTGAGAGCGGGGCAGTTTCTTGTACGATCCATTTCATGGGAGtttgctggcactgctgcccctcAGATGTGACTGGCTCAGGAGAAGAACCAGACCCCTTTTCGGCAGCTGTCACAATCAGTGTCTTTGAAACTTCCGTGGCAGGTTTGGGGCAAAAGGTCTGCAAGCGCTTGGGCAGGACTTGGGAGGTTTTCACTGTGTTCACAGGTGACACGTAAATCACCGTCGGTGTTTTTGTACTGTCGGCCCCTCCAGACACATTGGtagctgcagctgccaggattTTCTGCTGTATTGCAGGTGGCAAAAGAGACGCTGGGACAGATTTCACTTCTGCATCAGCTGGAATCTGGAGGTGGTGTCCAGAGGGCAGCACTGGAGACTTGACAGTCACTGGGAGGGGTTTGTTGTTCACCACCATATAGGTTGTGCTGCTCTGGTGAGAGGAGCTCGTGATGGCGATGTTCTGCAAGGACACTCCATCCATGGGCAcgcagctgctctgggcattgGCAGCTGCGCTTGGAATCacactttcattttcagaaCCTGCCCTTTCCTGCTTGTCTAATGTCCTCGTAAGAATAATCCTTCCAGGATTAGGAGACTGAAAAATAGGTATCTTAACAGATGAAGATGCAGTAGTATTTCCAAGCTGTGTCTTAAAAGTAAGATGGACTGGGCTAGAAACATTTGCATTAGAATTATTTGACATGGCTGGAGACTGAACTATTGGCACAAAGCTTCCAGAAGTTTTAGAAATGGGAAGCAATTTCAGAAGGTTTTTTCCATCTGGTCCCGTTGTCTGAATAACTCGGTACATACAGCCTGTAATGCTTaacaaagaaaagggaaaagagagaaaaatgaaaggcagTGTAAGTGAACAAGCATAGGTACTTTAATTCACAAGCATCAGTGAACTCTACACCCAGGGCTGAAGCAGATTAACTCCTGGAAAATGCCTGAGCTAATCTTCAGGAGCTTCCCCCTGACCTACCAAAGTTTCCATTTCAGACCATCTCAGACGGTGTGAAAATAGTGTCCAACATCTATACCCCAGAGCAGCAAGAAATAGCAtctttttcagattaaaaataagtCAAAAGACCCCAGGAAATGCCTCAGATTACCTATTCTTCCCTTTATGGGCCTTTCATTATGACAATGAAACTACTACCTCCCAATTTCCCAGAGAAgccttatttttccctttcccacctCTCTCTTACCATTTATATTCTTCCCGAGTGCTATGAATTATGAATTTCAGGAGCACTTCAGGAAAATACAGGGAGAGTAGTTGCATGGCAAGATGGAAGCAGAAATTACTTCAGACACAACAAAGGAATTTAGAAGCAGAATGCGTTAATCTTGTGGAACAGGTGGCTCCTGTCTCCATCGCATCTTCCCAGCATTCTTGAGGCAGATACAGGCCACAGAGGTGGTTCATCCTCAAAGAGATGGACAACCCTCAAAGGCTAGTGGGTTATAAACATTTTTGAGAATAGAAGTCTAAgtctgggaaggaaaaggctTCAAAACCAAGGCGGAACATATATGAAAACAGCACCAGGGACATctggagagaaaacagagatttCTTGCAGGTGAAGGTAAGAACTCACCAAGAGACAGACAGATCTTGTCATAAGTTAGTTGTGACTGCTCCAAATGCCAAGATTTTTTGAGTCCATGTCAAGACAAAGAACCTTACCCCCTCCAGGGGAGTTTGTCCAAAGCAGGCTCTTCTGCAAAAACTCTTGGACTCTGAGCAGAACAATCTACTGCCCAAAGCACTGCAACGACACGTGTGCAAACAGAGCTGCCCGCACTGCAAAGAAGAGACCAAATCACTGGAAGTTGTTTCCTGACAGCAGCTCCAAAGCAATtaaaaggcagagctgccaaTTCCACCTGGAGTCACCAAGAGCACCAGCTCCATCCCATTGACTTCCTATGTCAATAAATGCCTTGTGAATACAGACATGGGAGTAGTTCCCAGCCGTATCCCAAAGACATCGgtgctgtgttttgctttctgccAGGTAGttttgaaaacagcattttttctgtcttttcagacCTCTGAATCAGCTtggagcagtgcctgggaaAGCTCAGTCCTGTGTCTGTTCAGGAGTCAGCCAACCTTTGCCTTTTCCCATCAAGTGGGAAGTCGCAGGAATGCTCTTCACTCACGGAGTTGGGCAGTTGCTGCTGGGGATCCCATTCCCCTGGAGACCAACACAAACACCTCATTACTGTCTGCCCAACCTACAAAGGCATCAGGCACACATAGCTTTCCTTGCTGTGACCTTGGAATTAACTCCCACTCCTAGTATTTTGGTACAACGCCTCATTTCTGGTCACAATGTGTGAAAATAGGGATTTTAACATGAGGTATCAATGTGGTGGGCAGGAAATTCTGAAgtacttttgtttttaaggtattgaaaattaaaacatgggCAATATATCACATGGTTTCTAATGGAAGCTGTCACTGAAGGGCTTAGGAGCAAAATGGAATTGGATGCTTTGGAATCAGAAATGAGAGTTGAGATGGACTAGCACTGACAGGTAACAATTTGacagaaaacagttttgcttAAACAAAGAGGAAGtagaaatatttgtgtgtttgaACATAATTAAAGCAGAGAAATAAGACTTTTGGAGCACTTAAAACCTCCCAGCACTACTGACAATGCAAATGAGGAAGAGCAGTAATCCCTGGACAACACTTtgtctgctctgtgctttgaaTCTCTCAACACTTCTTTCGTAACATCATGATCTGCAGCCTCAACTTGGTTTCTACATAAGAAGTAAAGGCAaattcaggaggaatttttcaGCCAAGTCCCACCAACGTGGAACTGCTGAACAGACAAACAGGCACTTAACTGCACCCCAACTAATTAGGGCTGCAAACTGACatcaaggggaaaaagaaacctcCGAAGAGGCTTGTTCCTCCACCTGTCAAAGCAAGGGGACACTTCTAACTTTTGGGCAAGAGGAGGGGAAGCAGATCAGATGGAGAGGAAGcaagaaaaagagggagagatgAGTTGAAGATATCTTTGCatcattattttcctctgtcaGTTTCCAGCATTCATCTCCTCATTCCACCTGGAATCACCATTTACCTCCAGCTTGACAAACCTAAAAACTGGTTTTGACTGTGTTACAAACAGGAACTTAAAAGTAAATTGGAGGGAAAAGCACcagtaaaaaaatctcatttgcCTGAATTTCAGATCATTCTGCTTTTAATGACTACAGAAGGCAACTAGCTTTTTATCTCCATGAAAAAGAGCAAGACGCTGCAAAATTTTTTAACTTGAAACAAGTATCAGATATTTACATGTTTGAAGAATGACAAAAAGCTAAATGATaggcaagagaaaagaaaaagtccaACGAGATACCAAGAAGTGGAATTCACACAGATTTACTCAAACAACAGACGACAGAAAGGATCATTGCAAATGTTTTTAGGTCTCCAAGCTGAAAAGGCTTCATTGCAACAATTTCACATCATAAAGCTTTTCCCAGGTGACACAAAGAAATAACCATGAGGAAGTTTCATGTTAccagaataaaataaagcacCATCCCCACACATTTTTGAGTGATGAAGAGGAGATTTAGAAGTTGTTTTGCTTCGGTCTTCAAGGTCACTGCTTCTTTGAATTAACGAATCTTTAAGAATCTCTtaagcagaatgaaaaaaactcCCTCAGTATCCCATTTTCAGGGTGtcaaattaatttgattaaagaacattaaaaaaatcaacaaaacgaaacaaaaaaaTAGGAAATCTGTATCATGCCAGGTTGTCCTTGGGGATTGCTCCCATAGTTACTGAAGcagaattttcttt
Protein-coding sequences here:
- the LRIF1 gene encoding ligand-dependent nuclear receptor-interacting factor 1 isoform X1, producing MPSRGGAAPLCRGALSNGLSCECGRPQGSGSQGRPASITGCMYRVIQTTGPDGKNLLKLLPISKTSGSFVPIVQSPAMSNNSNANVSSPVHLTFKTQLGNTTASSSVKIPIFQSPNPGRIILTRTLDKQERAGSENESVIPSAAANAQSSCVPMDGVSLQNIAITSSSHQSSTTYMVVNNKPLPVTVKSPVLPSGHHLQIPADAEVKSVPASLLPPAIQQKILAAAATNVSGGADSTKTPTVIYVSPVNTVKTSQVLPKRLQTFCPKPATEVSKTLIVTAAEKGSGSSPEPVTSEGQQCQQTPMKWIVQETAPLSAACLIPVKSSNNVASKILKTLSDTKNVEVNPANILPLCPNGSGGNQTKITPLKDNALVMYNGKVYLLTKRGSDVLSAQAEKQTSSSSDSLLKKETPKQIDSTEVNKITSKVVNLVLSKSKGVVLSQKDPKPCTVSKNSSPIGLGNDLKSTPPALLIPSANQQDPTVIQRQSLPFTKSVSCSGVIPVPAVGMQESVRQNGKDTSHSPRVTGAVLPQAKQECAVSEDWPKIQCEKMDSPGKVIQIKHQEHPHWRQYLELRKKFGLFKEERVYLMRIPLRAFCENPEERVCSSHSLERQNDSCSSSSLDVEIMSHHQEYVKEEKIIVDLEEDLIRKRKIKCSPLSDSGKRRRTSIKSTTSPSLEITSSSSSALNKSVSPPPASPQSSVPTGSVGVSQGRDSEQEVFPWYSDTTHPGVSVLVTSEEDTSILEGSFRDDAFPVAPPDLDETIRDEKIKRLKQLLREREAALEEMRREMQQS
- the LRIF1 gene encoding ligand-dependent nuclear receptor-interacting factor 1 isoform X2 — translated: MYRVIQTTGPDGKNLLKLLPISKTSGSFVPIVQSPAMSNNSNANVSSPVHLTFKTQLGNTTASSSVKIPIFQSPNPGRIILTRTLDKQERAGSENESVIPSAAANAQSSCVPMDGVSLQNIAITSSSHQSSTTYMVVNNKPLPVTVKSPVLPSGHHLQIPADAEVKSVPASLLPPAIQQKILAAAATNVSGGADSTKTPTVIYVSPVNTVKTSQVLPKRLQTFCPKPATEVSKTLIVTAAEKGSGSSPEPVTSEGQQCQQTPMKWIVQETAPLSAACLIPVKSSNNVASKILKTLSDTKNVEVNPANILPLCPNGSGGNQTKITPLKDNALVMYNGKVYLLTKRGSDVLSAQAEKQTSSSSDSLLKKETPKQIDSTEVNKITSKVVNLVLSKSKGVVLSQKDPKPCTVSKNSSPIGLGNDLKSTPPALLIPSANQQDPTVIQRQSLPFTKSVSCSGVIPVPAVGMQESVRQNGKDTSHSPRVTGAVLPQAKQECAVSEDWPKIQCEKMDSPGKVIQIKHQEHPHWRQYLELRKKFGLFKEERVYLMRIPLRAFCENPEERVCSSHSLERQNDSCSSSSLDVEIMSHHQEYVKEEKIIVDLEEDLIRKRKIKCSPLSDSGKRRRTSIKSTTSPSLEITSSSSSALNKSVSPPPASPQSSVPTGSVGVSQGRDSEQEVFPWYSDTTHPGVSVLVTSEEDTSILEGSFRDDAFPVAPPDLDETIRDEKIKRLKQLLREREAALEEMRREMQQS